The region gttaaaaagtaaaagtgatagtgcatctccttgctttagcccgcagtgaattggaaacgcgtctgacagaaactaacctatatgactctgttgtacgtttcactgagacacattttaattaatcaaactaatttcttgggaataccaaattcaataagaatagaaggaacacttacaaaaataattatcgatcactattgattagtagggtcaggtatctttgaacgtcagtgtatctTTGGGTGAAGTCTAGGAACATTCAAACAGTTTCTTATTTCTCATCTTCAGACTTTATTGCTTGTCggatttaaataaaaatagaagatcTGTTTGTACATTCACTTATACACTTGTGTGTAAAATAAAGCACTTTAAATTTATGGTTCTAAACCCACGAGGCAGAATGTCTCGTCTGGTTTTTCGACTCTCGTCCAGGTATTGTCCTTACATAGTTGTTTGTAAGATGGTCGCCACTCCATGTGGCGTGGTTTTTTAACCGAAGTAGGCGGCGGGAGCAGCAACATGAGGGGCGTAGACAGCTGGAGCAGCGGCAATCAAGGGGGCGGCAGCAGGAACGGCGACAGGGGCGGCAGCAGGAACGGCGACAGGGGCGGCAGCAGGAACGGCGACAGGGGCGGCAGCAGGAACGGCGACAGGGGCGGCAGCAGGAACGGCGACAGGGGCGGCAGCAGGAACGGCGACAGGGGCGGCAGCAGAAACGGCGACAGGGGCGGCAGCAGGAACGGCGACAGGGGCGGCAGCAGGAACGGCGACAAGGGCGGCGAGGGCGTGATTGATCGAATGTGCGGTGTAGGAGCTTCCGAAGGGGGCGACGGCGTATGGCAGAGCTAAGGGGGCGACTCCGGCCATGGTGGTAGTGGCCAGCAGCAGGAGGGCGGCGAGGACGAGGATCTGGAAAATAATGAAGTACGGTCAATTGCGATATAATTGCACAGGCTTGAAGTCTTTTGACATACCAGATACTGTTAGCACCATGGTGAGAACACTTTAAAATTATCATGGTTTATAGAATAACTcatctcgggttctcagccaggtgagttggagatttgcttccaagctttcgatggctagctctgccaacATCTTCGGGTTATGACTTAATTCCCTGAAGATGATGgtagagctagccatcgaaagcttggaaacaAATCTGCAACTCACGTGGCTGACAACCCAAGAAGAGTTTTtccacatcaaacgccgggaaagcctcaagtcatacatcatgatttatattaaatatttcatattagcatatttcataatatgtaaacattaattataaaacaatatagtAATATGATATTTTCGGTCCTTAACTTAATAACATGATCAAGTAAAACAGGATTTAAAATATCTCAGTGCATatgttttatatgtacttgcagtggaaataaataattgtcattaaaatacatttata is a window of Periplaneta americana isolate PAMFEO1 chromosome 12, P.americana_PAMFEO1_priV1, whole genome shotgun sequence DNA encoding:
- the LOC138710827 gene encoding larval cuticle protein F1-like gives rise to the protein MAGVAPLALPYAVAPFGSSYTAHSINHALAALVAVPAAAPVAVPAAAPVAVSAAAPVAVPAAAPVAVPAAAPVAVPAAAPVAVPAAAPVAVPAAAPVAVPAAAPLIAAAPAVYAPHVAAPAAYFG